TGGTAAATTAACAAAAACAGGGttgagaaataaaaaaaaatggaagagaaaaatatcaatacacAAATAAACGtataatataataattgaaTGTGAAAAAAAACTGAAACGTTTCTTTTTGTCATTAAGGtcatacatacttacttacctacctagttagttagttagttggttAGTTAGATACTTAgttgaataaattaatgaaatgaatctgggcaatttatttttcaatggAAATGgccaaaatgtcaatcaatttttttttggtttagGTGAAAATAGAAGTTGGATGAaagtatgtatgtgtgtgtgtgtatgagaaGAAAAGACGCTTGTGTGTCTGTGATGAAAAGAATAAACTAGGCAAGCATCTATTTTTAGTATCTATCCTTAAAAGACAATATGattttatcaaaaaatatttaaaatagttGAGTTTTTTTTAGAGTCTTACAATTTCTCTATGAAGTTGTATTAGACTAGAACATACATTAATAGAAGATTAAAATGTTACTCTGAATATAGATTTCTAGTTTTCCGGCATTAAATATATATGACCAGTTTCTATGGAAATgtaatgtggtctacttatatcctcataagtagtatatagtggtGGTCAGACATGGAATGTatttttggcagaagatcgataagaaaagaacagaaatgaagcgcaatcggtacgaaaatgcatgaacaatcaaATCAGAGAAgtcggactgatatttgcataaggaacagtcaagattgagacaactgattgttattttggaaattaactgttgactgtatgtttatcagaatttagtgagataatctgtaatttgtgcttaaatacatttgattgtcctcaccagtgttcttgttcactacagaagAATCAACTTTCACAATGTTACTGATCATTAAAGAATTTATACATTTCCACTAACTAGGATATTGTTGTCGTATATTATAACGAGCTATATTAATGTTCCGCTTTTTTGAAGATTTTACTATGAAATAACTTCATTggttgattgtttttgtttaaagtaattttatttaaataattcaacAACCGGTCTTCTTACATTCAAGAAAAATTTCCTTTCATCCATTAAAAAGTCTTTATTCATATTCTCTTGGAATCAGTTTGGGTGATTttctaaataactttaaataaagATTCTGACTGATAGTAGATGATCTGAACTATTTAACAGTAGAATGATTAACTGATTTGGATGTTGTGTTAGCAAAAAAATTCTGGACAGTGTTCAATTATGAGCTTGGAAATAGCACATTATATGCGGCAGAAAAAACCATGGTTCATAATAGCGAAAAAATCGGTAGATACACTCTGAAGGGACTCAGAACAGTGGTTTATCTTTGACACATCCTCAGATCAGGTATCTGCTAGAGAATACAACGTATAGTTCGTTTAAATGCGATGTCCTTTTCAAtgatttcaatattcaatttttcAATGTCACTGCAGTTGTTTCTCGTTTAAACTGAAACTATTATTACTAAGATTGATTTGAAAACTAATGATTAACTATGAAAAGACAGTTTTCGTTTTCAAGCTCCGTttgattgttttatttacttttgtAATAATTTTCTTGCTCACCAAGAAATTTCATCACATCTGAGTTCGATCCATTATATGCATATTGCTAAGCTGTCATCAAAAGGATTAGAATTCTTCATTCTCATGTTAAGTGTTTAGCGAGTTTACAGTGATTCTCAGTTATGTTAGTTAATCAGAGAATGAAGAGTTGGGAAGCAGTCATGTGTATCAAGTCCGTCTTGGTGCaaatcgaattctatcgatcaagatGAGATATAGCCATTAGTCTAAGTGATTCCATATCGCGTGCATCATGTTGAAATGTAAGATGATCGGTTAGATTTACTCGACGCCAAACCACGAATGCTGTTTGACACGCGTTAGTTGCAGCACGCAATATCCAGTCATTTAAACCAGTAGTCATACTTCAGCTCGATAGacaaaattttattatcataagaGAATTAGATAAAATTGAGATGTATCACTACTCAATGATCACTCGATTGTAAACACTTCTCAACTCTTCAGAACGAAATTCGCCAGCCATATAGTTCAGTGGCAACGTCTCCGACCATTAATTTACGTGATATGGGATTAAACCCGCTGGGAAGCATCAAATTCCTTAAGATTACCGGTACATCTTAGTAAAAGGTGACAAATACCACTTTGGATTTCCTATTCTTTAACTCCAACCTTAGCCTTATATTAAATATCTCGCTGTATCAGTAATTTTCTTTTCGATTTGTTTACAAATCTGAAAAATAAAACTGAATTCCCTATAAATTTTACACTTCAATTCATATTTGTTTACTGTTATGTGATTACCCAGGGGAAATTCATCTAAACTAACCAATTTATCCTTAAGATTTTGTTTAGAAGAATGTTTACATAACAAGTTCAATGTAACTGTTGATTCTGTAAAACGGATTCCTTACAGTAAacacataatgataataataataattaattcatggttgaatataaaaatattatttctgaAAGTTTAGAAAAGATAACTGACCTGTATGAggtcagtaataataataattattattattataatatatatatatatatgcctcgGGGTAAATTAAAGACTACCTAAAGCAAAAGAGTAAGTGATATACTTCATGCTTCAAATTAGTGGTTGATTCAAATTATTCGAAAAATAAACCAACACCTAATTCTTAAATATCAGGAAAATCAGAAAGGTTGGTTATTATCAACTTAAGTGGAAACATTTGATTTCTGACAACGTTGTTGACGATTATTTGTTCGAAAACTACCAATCTATTTCTTTCACTCAATGATATACGTAGCATACATTGTCGTTTTATTACTTGTAAGAAAATATTCGAAAAATAATCAGTAAAATCTTGTATTGGTCTCATACTATTTAGTCACATAGCATCTATTATGTATTATTACGTCATAATCAACACTACTGACTTAAATAGTAGAGGTACAATGTTTTCAAATCAAGCTAAAGGGGGAGACTGTAATGTAATACACACACGTACAAATTATGGGGTGCCTTATATATTTGAAAGACACAAGGGTCTAGTTGTCAAATATTTAACATCAAAATTAAACATGGAATAATGGTAATAAGTATTACACTTTTAAAAAACAACATTTTCCCCTAGTTACTTAGAAGTTTATATCTATCTCACACACAGAGTATGCTCTCAGATATATCTGTTTTCCCGCGTCCCCCCTTTTCCTCTCCTACACACACCCTCCTCCATTTTCTTTCGCTTATTATTGTTCTCCATCCCTCTTTTGCAATCTAGTCCATAAATTGGACAATAAAACTAACCTGTAACTCATTTATCTAGTCATTCGTATAAACAAATCTTTCATAAAGAAACAACAagtaattagaaaaaaaatcggGCAGTTTTACTCTACATCTTTTTTTGTCAACTaaacaactagaaaaaaaacaaataacaatTCTAACCAGCATAGCAACAAAAAGCAATCTTTCTTTTTCCAAAATAATCAAACATTGTAACAAGTTAACTaaagaatcattattattattattattattaacatcactGTCAATTCTTGAAGAGTTAAAATGGTCCGTATAAACTACTTggataaattaatttttcttaGAAAGTGAAAAATCACTTCAATTAACCCTTGATtagatttttttcaaaaaaaaggggAAGATCCATGtgataataattaattactatcattattttaaaataatactgTCATAAATTTGACTCAAAAAGATAAGACTGAGAGTACGTTCTTGAATTGTTAATTTCATTAATTGACTGTATTTAGTGATAAAGAATTATGATTACATAAATGTATACACACTTGAATCTATAATTTTTCAAGATGTTGGTTTAGTGATGCTGTATCTGTCTCCGTAAAAATCGTATgctgattgttattgaaatatacatgccgCCAATACTCGTATATTTTTATCAACTTAATTCAACTTAGAGATGAATGGAATAAAATAAGccaaatatgagaatgaattttgaatacgtatatttcatacactcgTTTGTTCGGATAGGCAATCAGAAAAGCAAAGTAGAGAAAGCGAAACAAAACGAAACAAAATGACGCACAGTGGAGAAGACGAGTGAGCTAACTCGATTTGACCGAgtgtgactcaatatttatattcagacaaaaataaggtacaaacatgtgatgagtaagataagaaatgtacACACATACGATCACATTCAAGGTTAATGAAGGAATAATTGATAAGGTCGAATtgtggcttgagaagaatggatAGATTTgtctgtccggaagctagaataacctatatgTGCTCAACATGTACCAACCACTACAAGTCTACCTGGTATTAGTTCTTCCCTATCAAAAATTAGCTGTTATGTCTATATCTTCTATTCAATAAGGTCTAAAATATATTGAGGTTAGCAATCACTTCTTTCGTTGACGATTGGTGTCGTTTACTATCACAAAGATTCACGTAGAATAACCTATACAAGCTTGGCATAATGCCAGGCATTACAATGGAAAAGAGTTGTAGCTCAGACGAATGATTTTGGTGAAGTTTCATTCTTTGAGCTGAGTAGTTTTGTACCATTAAAAAAATGAAGCTAGAAAATCTGTACAACAccgataaataatttttatgacTTACATAAAAAAactaacaatagtaataataataataaatgaatacattCATTTCGAATTTCTTTCCGAATATAAATTATCTTATTTCTGACGTACATCAATATATCTACACAGATTGTTTCACGCACCAAAACAATGTTACTGTGATGCAAGTGAATTTCTAACCTTGAACTAGTTCTTGGTCAAATATTGGGGGTGGGAAGACAAAGGAAAGATGATGTTGATTATatgttaactattattattatcgttatcattactattaccatCAACTGATTTAACCATTTCTCCCTATGCTATCCCAAATTTTCTAATCATATGCATAATCCCCAGTAGGTAGGCTTAGAAACAAAGTAGAGTAAATCACGTGTGTAATAAAACGTGTTAATCAGTAAAGCTATAAAATAAAACcgttaaatagaaaataaagaaGATTCTAAATATGACAAAAAAATAAAGTGGGATTTTTTCCctaaaaatttaattataaaaatattttaacaaaacaGTAGTTTAGGCTAcctatagatagatagacaattTTAATGTAAGCAAATCAACTGTTGTTATTTCAAATTAACAGCTAACCTGCTTGGGCTGAATTTTTTATGGAGTATGTGTTGATAATATTGTTAGGACAGATAATGAAAGCTTCCTGAACTAATCATAGTGTTTAGAGAATACAACACTATTAAAATTTCCATACAGAGTTAGGAATATTCCACGACATATTTATCACTGTTCTTAAAAATGAAGTTGATTATTATAAGGTTTTTtgttcgtccagtgcttctaggttttccatggtggtctagcttcaattgactcatgatttcaacaatgaagtTGATTAGTTTGTATTTAAATGATTTCTATTGTAACACACATGGAAATACTCAGGAAGGATCTTAAAAGTGACTTAATATGTTTACTGGTTATTGTCTTGTCGATGAGTAAGAAATGAACCCACTAAAATATAAAATACCATGACTACATGCAGAAATTGGAACGACAACGTAGAACCTACTTTCCCCTTACGTACGTTCCGGTTCAAGACCATATATATACTGTTTTTATCAACATAAATTCCTCCTTATATGTCTGTATTGTGTTATCAAAGCTTTGTGTGCTTCCTTTTGATTGTTAATAATCAAATTATTCTACAGATAAAAACGTTAtattattgttgaattttatgtCATTATTTACACTTTATGAATATGAGGATAAGTCTCTGATTTTAATTTTGTAACAAGTATTTAATGCTTAAAACAGGTAGATCGTGATTGGTGCTGAAACCCAAGACTGATATTTCATCCCATTTGAGACTCAGCCTAATGTGCCTGTATTTTATTAATGATGTTCACATTAGGGCACAAATCCAGTACTTTTCACTTCAACTGCCGAGTGTTGTTCACTGAGCCAATATGTTAGTATATTGAGTTCAAGTCCTGATTTGAACATTAATACCAGGATTTAGGTGCACTTAGCTGATAGAacccaaataagacaaaacacaAGACTTGGACTCCATTGTTACCAATTATCCATTTATTCTGTATATCTTGTGGCATCACAACTATATCAAAACAATCAGCACAGGACCATTAAATCTAAATGAATATTGATCACAATTCAGTCCTGAATCTCAACAATGAGATAACTTaaatctttattattaatagtaggcACAAAGTAAATTATAAGAATTTTTTAGTAAAATAGATTGTATAAATTAGATTATAGGAATGTATTGACCATTTTCACTGGAGTTGCGTAGAATTTAAAGTTTCCAATGTCATCATTATGCATTATCATAAGTGACTCATTTATAAATTTTGTTTAGTAAATGCATTCTACGAATGATGggtatttttaatattttaaaattatcgtTTACAACTACAGCAAAATCTATAGACGGCTTTTTGTCCTATATCTTTCATTTCATACCCCTCTTTCATTTTGATAAGTTCCATTTCTTTCTATCATTTGCTTTTCGCCCTTTATGTATTACATTTAAATTTCTTTGGAACAATCATCTGATAACTTACTATTGCTACTAACAGTAATAGTAACTACTTCAGAAATATAAGGCAACAACCAACTAATCATTAGTAATTAGTTGATTACTCCATAATCATTACCTTTTTTCGATCTAATTTGTATGTATGGACACTATGTTGTTTATTCTCATCGATATCAAAACAGTATGAAAAAGAAATGATATAGTTCCACATAAGAAACTCCAGTATAAATATACATCATTCAAGTTTACTTAGGCATTTTTTTCTGACTTCCTCATAAGTCTACCTAGAATAATTTTCTAGAAGATAAATCTATATACTTTACTGTAAATCCTTGTTACATTAGGTTTATGCCAATTGAAGAATTGGTACCAGTAAAATACAACAGATAGGAGTACATACATATAATGTGAACAAACATACACTACAAAAACGACAGACACAAAGAGAAATAAGAAgagttgaataaataattatttcatggtattaaatgtaaatttttgAATATCAGTATAATTATAGTTTTATGTAGAAGAATATTACATCCTGTAAAAGAGTTTCATTACGTATggaatattttaatagttgagatcatgagtcagttgaagctagatcaccatggaaaacctggaagcactggacggccgtctcattctattgtgggactcctcagcagtgagcacccaTGATCCCTCCTtgtgagattcaaactcaggacctatcagtctcgcgcgcgagcgcttaattaCTGGGCCACTGAGTTGGcgtccgacggtgttaatgtctaacttcaactaatccacgatattaagcgacacatccaccattgtcttcagtgagttactatctcacaacagacctggttgaactccactggtcactacttctcattagaactccaggaaatatctcttgaagccagtcactagtgagcatatggaatACTTGTATATATGAATACAAAGATTAGACAGTAAATAATATAACTTAGATAATACTTAAGACAAAGAGAGTAAATAATATTCTAGATCATTATAttacatagaatgtatttggttACACTTCATTGAAATTGTGAAAGTTATGTCTGTAGACAGATTTTAGTTCATTGAATTCAATTTTAATTTGACTGACATTTCAACCActtcatttaaatcatttattgtttAGTTGACCTGTTTTAGTTCGTGAAACTGTGTAACAGCTATAACTGTTTGCAACCTGCTCATTATTTTTCAATAAAGTGATTTCCGATGACAGTTCTATTTTTTTCCATCAGACATATGTCttagacaattattgaaaactagGGATTGCttagcaataaacaagcactaTTTCGAAGGGATTGAACTGAAGACCTTCTACTCTCATATTAGCCCATTAGCCTTAAGCCCAATGAGCCGTTATCCAAAGGTGTACACATCTAAGTTCAGTTAACTTTATGTATTCGGTGATTATCTTCTAATGCATGAGGTTGATAACTGTCTCTTATCCGACACCGACGAACTTCACTAGTCATGGCTTCTGGGTAGAACTTCAGGAATAACATCCACTTCCGGCGGTAGAAGTTATTTGAGTTGTATCGCGAATCTGTTGAAGTTAAATATAAGCACCGTTGGATTCAGGCTCAATAGTCTATAAGTTAAACGTTCACGCGCAAGACATCTTGGGTTTGATCTTTGAAGTGTCTTTTACCAGGACGATGCAAATGTCCTGTCCCCTATAGCTTTTAATGATTCATAAGCTGGAGTCAATCTATAATAGTAGACTTGATGTATAACAAAAGAGATTGTCGAACTCAAAAAAATTATATCACACTATATCAGTTAGATTCCATATTAAAATTGATAAGTGCCAAACAAGTTTATATGTCACATATATTAGGATGAATATAAGTACATCGGTATTTAGTTGTTTATTGGTTGATATGTCACACAATATGTCCATACTATGTCAGTCGTTCTGATCAAGCATTTCAAATAACATCGATGAAATCTTACAGTGTTGGGTTACAATTCCCAAAAGAATTGTAAATAGCCTTTGGATGTGAAAACCTTGttgaaaactatatatatatatatatatatatatatatatatatatgagtaatTTTTGGCTGAAAAATAAACGATACACGTTGACAgtcacaaaataaaattacaacgaTGAAACGACAAAGTCAATGTTGTAGTTGTCCACAAAAACTGACATCAGTAAGGGAAGGGCGATAGGCCAGAAAGCACTGAACAGATTTTTTGTGACTAgaatggaactcttcagcaatgtGCACCCACAACCCCCAAGAAAATCTAATGCACTGACTTCAGGATTCGAAACAGtcactcaggacctaccagtctcgcgccagagcacataactgggttcgaatctcgcgaggtgggatcgtggatgcgcgctgctgaggagtcccataataggaagaaacgaccgtccagtgcttccaggttttccatgctggtctagcaTCATCGGTTTTCATGATTTTTCCActtttgaaaatactgaaatctccacaaagccccttctgaaAAGAAATAATCATCAAATATTATATACATGGTGGCTATATCACTGTATGCTTACAGGTTGGTATTTATGCATGAAGTGAGCACGCTTATTTCCTTGAGTTCACTATCATTTTAACCTCTATCTTATAATGATCAAGTTCACTTAAGTTAGTGTATTTAAAATCTGTTGTTTTCAAGTTTAGTATATAAGTTAATTCGGCTGTTTTTCTCATTCAGTTAtaaatatgcatatatattgGATAACTGTAATCCACTCTGAAAATCTACTTTACGGACAtttcacacacacacgcacatacaGACAGACAGAGAGATTAACGCAGAACCTGAATAAGATCAAACTTAAAATAATCAACTACGTCGTTTATTttacagttttattatttaaagtttCCTTTTTATGTAATCAGTTTTATGACAACTGGTGAATTATTTCAAGGCGATTTATGATGAAAAAGTCTCAGTTAAAATCTGCTTTGATATTGTAGACTGAAACACTGAAGAATGGGATTTCATTGACAGTAATATAAAATTATATGTGATTTGATTAGATCTCGTTTTATGTAAACCTTTTTTGACAGAAATTCATTATGGTTCCGGTAATCTTGAATGTTATGGGTTAAAACCCTGGTGAGTTCGTTACTGTACACTACCGAGAGATCCTATACCGGGGTGAGAAGAACCCTTCAGTGCCCCCACTGATATACCAAGGAAAATCAGTCTGTGACAAATGAAACCTATAATGTAAACAAATTTCTACAGAACTTCGTCAACctaattttgtattttatcaaacCATTTTCCTTAGTAAAAAGTTGTGTAGATTGCTAAATttctttgaaatcatgaaccgaccaatgttagtcaaccgttgaaaacctggaagaactgaagtgcgtttcgtcttatcacTGGAATCCTCAGTGGTCCtcgtccacgatcccacacgcaATCTGAAACTAGGAACTTTTTACCTAGGAACTATTTACTGTAGGTATACAactgtagtgtatgctacttatgttgacagatataagtagtgtgtaacaCTAATCAGAAGTAGAATCGTTGGCAGCAGATGACTGAAAAGATCAAACTGAAGGGAACAGGAGTATAAACAGAAAATAACTGTAATGATAACAGAATTAAAAGAATCATGAGGTATGTAAAAGCCACTGATGGAAGATGAGCAGatcatgtatttaatgtatgatttttatattttatgataGCACTCTGTGATTTTGCATTGAACAATAAATTGATATGGTggagaatatttgtagctcaggtgggtaattttgatggagttttgttctttgagctagatggtttggtcgtggagctttcNNNNNNNNNNNNNNNNNNNNNNNNNNNNNNNNNNNNNNNNNNNNNNNNNNNNNNNNNNNNNNNNNNNNNNNNNNNNNNNNNNNNNNNNNNNNNNNNNNNNNNNNNNNNNNNNNNNNNNNNNNNNNNNNNNNNNNNNNNNNNNNNNNNNNNNNNNNNNNNNNNNNNNNNNNNNNNNNNNNNNNNNNNNNNNNNNNNNNNNNtacatgtggagaaattcgaacacttcatttctacccgaagtttgtgccgatgatgtcgttcaaaaggacgatgaaagctccacgaccaaaccatctagctcagtgaacaaaactctatcaaaaacaATAAACTGATCTTCCTCACCTGATTTTGTTGTTCATTATACAAGAAATTAatagaattcatttagtattgtctgtttgatatagccttaattcacaagcattgtaagcaaagatggatagtggctagcagtggaaaaaacaatactaaatgaatttaaaattcaccccatcgcacaagcaagtggctatcaggattcagtagccgagtggataacgcgatggcgtttgaagcgaaaggtactggctttgagtcctagagtgaacatcaactctgagatgcaggtacatccagctgacgagtcccgaataggacgaaacacgcttcctggattccactgctagccactctccatctttgcttacaaattaatagaatatttaaagtaaaaattaaaataaaatatcaacttACTTATGATTTTTTCCAAGTTTTTTAGCTTCAAAATCACAAAATGTTACCCTTGGAAAATTACCCGAATGAAACCATTCACGTCCttttaataaatcatataatacaCGAAATCCATAAAATGTACTATCATTACCAACAAATTTTTCCATCATAAATAATTGTccaataatattaattaaatataaGAATTTAGTGAAAAAATATAAGAGTACTAAAAAATTTCCCTGACGTTTACCACAGAAACATGTACAACAATAATGTAAATGTTGTTTCTTATGTAATGATGATTTCTCATGTGATTTATATAAGGTTGGTGATAATGTATGAATAGAACGATATGAATTTGTTGTATTCAAATTGGTTGTTATATTTTGTTGTGTATGACTATCATCCATTTTTAAACGTCCAAGCATTGgatgataatcattattatttctagAATTTAATGTTTCCATTGTTGTAACTAATGTATTAGCTTCTTCTGTAACAGATGGTAATCgttttttatgttttttattattatcatcgagAGAGAAACTATGTCTAATTTTATCGAATAATGATGTATTAGAACCACGACGTGGTGATGTAATCAATGTGGATTCTATTTGATGATCATTACTGTGACGATTTTCATCACCACCTATAGGTGATTGTCTTGAATTAACGGTTGTTAATTGTTGATGAAAATGACTTGTAGGCATATATGGTGGTGATTGGGTATGTGAAtgaggtggtggtggtggagggGGATggtgcagatgtgaaggtggttgttgttgttgttgatgaggAGGAGGATAGGAGGGTGAATAGTGTTGATGAACATGTATATGAGGTGATTGTCCAAGACCAGTGTAACTTGTAGGAGAAAATCCTAAAACTGttgataattttctttttctataaTCTCTTTGTCTATAAATACAACCTTCCATATAACGAGCTATAAAACGTACATTTTTCATTGTATGCTCTGGTAGTAGAACATTAGAATCACATGACATTTGTAGAATACGTCTAACGTTGAAACCTGACTGAGCCATAAATAAACGCCAGATAAGACATGGTAAATAGAATAACATAGCTTGTATAGCCATTACAATTGGTGCCCATTGATAGTAACCAATAAGCAACATTTCTCTGTCCGGTGCTGGAGGTAAACTGTGTTGTAATGGAGCAAAATAAGTATTAGATACCCAACAATAATTCTCAGCATATTCTTCCCAACCACGTGTAAACTCTTGTGGAATCCAGCATTGAATAGGTTtacctttaaaaaa
This genomic interval from Schistosoma mansoni strain Puerto Rico chromosome W, complete genome contains the following:
- a CDS encoding putative innexin; its protein translation is MDATFIWKLTKLGRIGSSRLRFDDDFADRLNYQYTGVLMFLFIGLIGIRQYVGKPIQCWIPQEFTRGWEEYAENYCWVSNTYFAPLQHSLPPAPDREMLLIGYYQWAPIVMAIQAMLFYLPCLIWRLFMAQSGFNVRRILQMSCDSNVLLPEHTMKNVRFIARYMEGCIYRQRDYRKRKLSTVLGFSPTSYTGLGQSPHIHVHQHYSPSYPPPHQQQQQPPSHLHHPPPPPPPHSHTQSPPYMPTSHFHQQLTTVNSRQSPIGGDENRHSNDHQIESTLITSPRRGSNTSLFDKIRHSFSLDDNNKKHKKRLPSVTEEANTLVTTMETLNSRNNNDYHPMLGRLKMDDSHTQQNITTNLNTTNSYRSIHTLSPTLYKSHEKSSLHKKQHLHYCCTCFCGKRQGNFLVLLYFFTKFLYLINIIGQLFMMEKFVGNDSTFYGFRVLYDLLKGREWFHSGNFPRVTFCDFEAKKLGKNHK